The DNA window TCTCTTGGATGTGTCGGCATACTTGCAGATACACAGcggcggcaacaacaacaacaaatctCCTATGGCTCTGCTGtgcgctctctctctctctctctcgctcccTCTGCCGCCTGGTGTGTGTCGATATGCCGCCATATTTGCATTTGGCCCTACTGTTGTCTCGTTTTGGCCCACGCTTCTGAACCatcggcagcagcagctgcaacatgccagtatgtgtgtgtgtatgtaagaatgtgtgtgtgtgttcgcCTCACTTgaggattttatttatttaaataaatttcatgTTTGCCCGCCCGTAGTTCAAGTGCATGTTagcgaaaacaaaaataaaaaaaaatatttaattaattccaCTCCTCAATGAATTCGAATTTCCCGCGCCATTCTCCGTAGAAATGGTTCTGATTTCCCCAGCTACGTTTTTCGATTGCAAATCGCTGACCTTTGTTTATTTGCGAGGGAGGAAGTGAACTCTAGGTTCGGATTGTAGTAGGTGGCTCATATTGGGCCTAATCCTTATGTATTGTATGGCTGGCGGTTAAAAATTAGTTATTAAGTCACTTGACTTGACTCCCTTctccattttcatttccatttccatttcggtTTCGattccttttccttttccgATTCTCAATTTCCAATTCCGTTTTCAATGCATGCCATtgctctgcttcttcctctGCTGGCTCTCTCTCCACAACCACAATTCTCTACGTAAATTTCAACAGAAAACTCAAAACTGTACTACATAATTACAACCGCACGTTCGTTTGCTCACACTCCCTGTCTCTCCcgctctctttctctctctgtgtgtgtgtgtgtgtgccagttaatgttttgttttgttgtgagagcagagagagcgagagagcaCCGCCCGCTATTGCAGTTTACCTTCTGGTGTTGCTTTcggattttaatatttgttatttCAAATATTCCAATTTCAATGGGAAATCTACTAGAATGTGGAATACGTCATATATGTCGCTAGCTAGGTGGCTGgttagctggctggctgggctGGCTGGCCTTGCTGTCTGTGTCCGATCACCTAGCCTCAGCCTCAGCCTCGCCTCATTCTTCTTCCGTTTTAATTTTGCGTCACActcgcacgcacacacacatccatgccagccagccagctagccaGAACACGTACGTACTTGGCAACTAACAAAAACACAGTGGGCCAGAGCGTGTTATTAATCGCAGCTTGAATCGCCAGCCGGCGCAACACATGCTAACTGTAACTATTTTCTGCGCCCAAAGTGAAagcgataaaaaaaataaataaataaaaataaacacaaagaGCGGCAAAAGTTGTTTGCGTTTGCCGGCCGGCAGCACACATGTACCATGATTTTTGCTTGTATGTGCCAATCTGTCAGTGCCAGAGTGTAAATAAATTCGCCAGCCAACTCTCCTAGTCAGCTTTTGCTCAATAAACAACTTGGGGGGGAGAAGATATACTATCAGAGTATTAgcgataaatatttatatgctTGTCACTCGAtccataaataaatcaaaaaaaaagtaaacaaccATCCCTATCACTATCCTAACTGTACAATAATGATTCTGGCTAGAATGCAATTTTCGTTCCACTGTAAACTATTCGCCGCCCATCTGTGTGAGTTGGAAGTGAGTGTTTCTGCACTGGTGTGTGCGCGTGGCTCTCCTCACCTCACCCACCAAagccagccagctagccaGCCAGCGGCCCCATCGTTGTGGCGTTTTTAGTCGAGGGTGTTAAAACGTTAATAACGTCGGAATTACGTGCATAATATTGCCTTTTGGTATGGTGTTCCCATTTGCGTTGGTGtgtacaacaacaaaacaacaacaacaagaacaacaatagcaataaCAAACAAAGCGAGTGAATCATGCTGAGCTGTGCGACAAGAATTCAACTTGAAATGTGCGGTGTGGTGAATTCAGACATCGTCCATTGCAAACACAACACACGccactcactcacacacacacacacatacatgtaCTCATAATCTGTGTGTATGGGCCGAGTGTGTGAATTGGCTCGAACATATTGGCCTGAACGATTGCATTAATGGATATTCATTCGGTTTATGGAAGTTTCTTAATGTTTTAACACCGATTGCAGAAGTCTTTGGCACCTTTAGCCCAGCGCTTTTCAGCTTCTGGCTGGCCCTGGTACATTTGATAACGCCGCTAGTGAGGGGGAGTGGGACAGCTGTATTGTCAATGCGCTGTACAGCTGTGTGTGAGTGTAAAttgagagcgagagagagaacCGGGTGCTGGTACTGGCTCTCTCCCGCTCTTCGAAACTCTCTCGATTGGACACTTTTCGAAGTTCGAAAACAGAGGCCCTCTCTGGTCGAGTGCTGGGCTCTTCTCTATTTTCGCTGTTGAGTGGCAAAACGGCGGCAAAGTAACTACGCGACAAACGGTGGAAGGGAAACGGCAAAAACGgcaaaaaaaacagcaaaataAAGGGCAAAGCCAGCgcgtaaaataataaatactaatTCTCAAATATACACGGAATAGTGCCCAGTCGGGATTTGATATCGTCCGATTTATGGGGATAAAGTGTCCGGattgttttgcattttttggtGTGTAAGTCTTCGATCTTCTCCGCCTCGGCGGTGTTCtcggttttcggtttttggttttcggttcTGCTTTCTGTCGTTctgttttgtgtgtgttttccgTCCGTTTGCGGCCATTCCACATATTCGCTGTCGTCGCATtcgcattttgttgtttatggaaagccaaaaaggaaagaaaaacgCCGCCGACCGATTACCACCGATTCGATTGCAGAATGTAAATTgttgtttcggtttttttgtggttttttgcGGCTTTTTTTGGATGATGCTTTGGGGCTTTTCGGGATGATGGGGATGCTGCCCCCGctaatttataatttctaatttcttatttatttgttgtttatgTAACCCGCGAGGAGTGTTGTGAAATGTGCAGATCGACCAGAGTtgcaaaatatatacatatagataGTTcccggcaaaaaaaaaaaactgatttaTTGTTGTGATTTTTGCAGACTTGTCGCCTTCGTCTTCAACACCGCCCCCCAGTTGGTCCGTAATTGGAGTCGTCTATGGATCGGAGTAATATAATTAAGGAAACAGAATGCCTCCAGTAGTAGCACTATTGCCGGCCCTTGGAGCAGCATCTGTTGTCGGCTCCCGCGCCTTCTAAATGAGAGCCGGACCCGGAGCGCTCAGTATCTGGATCAGGGGTGGTAAGTAGAGTATTACCCTATCGGGGATTGTAGTATCCGACTAATGCCGCCCATTTCTTCCTTCTTCCAGTGAACAGATATTGCCGAGCATGAAGCAACGGACTGAAGCTACGCAGCACTATCCCTCAATCAGCAGCCGATTAGTATCAATCACAAGCCGTATAGCAGGAGCCGGAGCTACAGAGACATTTGGAATAGTCAAAGGAACAGGAGCCGGAGCAGGAGTTGGAGCACCTGGTGGCATAGACAGATTCGCCAGtcagaggaggaggaggtggtggtcGTCGGCCACATAAGACTAAATCCTTTCCCCCCCCCTTCACCCCCCATCCCACCCAAACGGCAAAGGAGGAGCACAAGGGGCACGGAACTGCacaaggagcaggagctgcCGGAGCTGCCGGAGGAGCGGAGCGGTGAGGAGACGGAGACGGCCCGggcgtgtgtgtttgtggctCGTGAGCTTGTGTGTGTGCCCAGTGTATgagcgtgtgtgtgttggccGTCTCAGTCGAGCTCgaaacagcagcaacatcaacagtCAAACATCAAGAGTATATCAGGATCTCCTCCAGATTCTTAATCAATTAAGAAGATTGTGGAAAGAAAAATCGTGAGAGAAGGAGAAAGCAACAATTGAAGCAACACCACAACCACAATCACAATCTCCTTTAGAACTCCAACACAAGCCATCTGAAGCATCTGAATCAGcatcagcaccaccagcaTCATGTCGTCCAGTGAGCCACCGCCCCGTTACGAGCCACCCGTGGAGCCAGTCAATGGCATTGTACAGCCACCGGTGGTGCCGCCGGCGGAGCGCCCCGGCCGCAATACGAATCAACTGCAATATCTGATCAAGACGGTGATGAAGGTGATATGGAAGCACCACTTCTCGTGGCCCTTCCAACAGCCCGTCGATGCCAAGAAGCTCAACCTGCCCGACTACCACAAGATCATCAAACAGCCCATGGACATGGGCACGATCAAGAAGCGGCTGGAGAACAACTACTACTGGTCCGCCAAGGAGGCCATACACGACTTCAACACCATGTTCAACAACTGCTACGTCTACAACAAGCCGGGCGAGGATGTGGTCGTGATGGCCCAGACCCTCGAGAAGGTCTTCCTCCAGAAGATCGAGCTGATGCCCAAGGAGGAGCTCGAACTGGAGCCGGTGACGGCCAAAGGTGGCAAGAAGAAGCAACGAGCACCGGCCACACCCAAAGCCGCATCCTCGGGCTCGGGAGCAGTCGCTCCGGGTGCGGGGACGGTCAGTAGTGGCGGCGGCAGTAGCGCGAATAAAGTATCTGCCGCCTCATCTGCGCAACAGTTGCCGGGCATGGCGACGGGAGCCGGTGCCGGATCAGCGACACCCGGTGGAGCGGGGTCCGGCGGCGGAGCGACTGCCTCCCGACCCGTATCTGCCATGGGCGGCACGGTTTCATCAACGGCCGGCGGAGCACCGTCCATACCACCGATTAGCACAATGCCACCGCACACGGTGCCGGGCAGCACCAACACCACTACGACGGCGATGTCCGGAGCAGGAGCCACTGCTCCGGCAGCCGCCCTCATGGCCAGCCTCCTCAATCCCGGCCAGGTCGGTGGCTATCCCGGCCAGACGGCGGTCAACAATGCATCGCTACTGGACCCCAACAGTGTagctgcggcggcggcagtggcagcagcagcagcggcggtgGGAGGCCCACCCGGCTCACTGGGAGCACCAGGCGCCGGCGGTGGAGTCGGTGGAGCTGGGGCGGGCGGAGTGACAATACCAACGGCTGCCGTGAACGCCGCCAACGCGGTACAGGCCTATGTGAATAGTACGGCGGGAGTGGGTGTCGGCGTCGGAGTCGGGGTCGGCGTTGGAGTCGATGCCGTGATACCGCAACAGCCCACCAAGGTGAAGAAGGGTGTCAAGCGGAAGGCGGACACCACCACGCCGACGGCCAATGCCTTCGAGTCACCCTACGCCCAGATGGACTCCAAATCGGCCAAAATAGCGACGCGGCGGGAGTCGAATCGTCAGGTAATTGGCAAGAAGGTAAGAGTAAAGGGCACTGCCAGTCGTTGTATGAAGTATTGTATTTGAAGTATGAGTGTGCAACTAGTCCAGATCAGATCCCCCAATCCTCGCCAGCTTGTAGATAAATAAGAGAATCCAAGATTCATATCATTTTGTAAATATTGGAAGCTTGACTTCTCAATCATGTTTGCTCATAATGTTCTTGAAAGAAAGTGTGATGAATAAAGTGGAGTCATCTAATAGTCAGTCTCCTAGTCTCCTAGTCTCCTAGTCTCCTAGTCTCCCAGTCTCCCAATGCACAGAAACAGAAATCAAGTCATACACAATACGCTGCCTTGCCTCTTACTCTTAAACCATTTCATGAACCATTTTCTGATCTGATCGGAATGGTTATCCAAGGAGGACCTTCTTGGGTAACTAGTCCAGGCCAGGATCCTGTGGATAGCTGCGGGTGGAGCTCTCCAGCCTGCCTGCAGCCTCCATGGAATCActcgattttgatttttttcgatACTAACCTTCATTTCGCTTTGCTTTCTTTatgtctttttcttttttgatttcGATTCTGCCCCGATTTTGTTTGCACCTCCaacaccatcaccaccaccacgtCCACGACCATCATGTCCACcaaccaccacaacaacaacaacaacaaacaacaaaaaaaaacaaacaatccACATCCATTCGACGGATAAAACGATGGGAATCATCAACTGAAAACAGGATCTTACATTCCAGGGCTCGGGCTATACCATGTCGCCGCTGGGCGTTGCCGGTGTACCCGGAATGGGCGGCATGGGAGCGGGTGGAGTGCCCGGTGTGGCGATGGCCAAGTCCAAGGAGAAGCTATCCGATGCCCTCAAGTCCTGCAACGAGATCCTCAAGGAGCTCTTCTCGAAGAAGCACTCCGGCTATGCCTGGCCCTTCTACAAACCGGTCGACGCCGAGATGCTCGGCCTCCACGACTACCACGACATCATCAAGAAGCCAATGGATCTGGGCACGGTGAAGCGGAAAATGGACAATCGCGAGTACAAGAGCGCGCCGGAATTCGCCGCCGACGTGCGATTAATATTCACCAACTGCTACAAGTACAATCCGCCAGATCACGATGTCGTCGCCATGGGCCGGAAGCTGCAGGACGTTTTCGAGATGCGCTACGCCAACATACCCGACGAACCGGTCGCCAATGCGGCCCACCATCATGGCCACGGCCAcgggcatgggcatgggcacGGTCATGGACACGGCCACGGGCATGGAGGCTATGGCGGCGCATCCATCAAGCACGACGCCAGCGATTCATCCAGCGAGGACTCGAGCGACACCGAGAACGAGTCCAATTCGGACGAGGAGCGCAGCGCCAAGCTGAAGATGCTCGAATCCAAGCTCCTGGGCCTGCAGGAGGAGATCCGCAAGCTGTCCGAGGAGGCCTCCGCCAAGAAGAAGGCCAAGAAGAAGCTCAAGGAGAAGAAGAAGTCGATGGGCCCGGGCTCGGGCTCTGGATCGGCTGCCTCGCACCAGGGTGTCGGCGGCATGGGCTCGGGCGTCGGCGGCGGCGCCGGCGGACATGCGGGCGGTGTCAACATGCCCGGCGGTGTGGGCTCCCTCGGACCCGGAGGAGCGGCGGGCGCCAATCTGTCGGCTCTGCTCACCGGATCCCTGGTGGGCGCTGGCGGAGCTGGCGTTGGCGGCGTACCCGGCGCCGGTGGAGCGGCCCTCCACAGTCAGGCACACGACGTGGCCATGGCCTTCGGGCAGCTGGCGGGCGGCGGGGCCGCCGGAGGTGCTGGCTTTGGCACTGGAGTCTCGGCGGTGGGCGGAGCGTCGGGCGGCAAGGCCGGCAGCCTGGCCAATGCCTTGGCGGCGGGTGCAGCGGCGGGCGCCGGCGGCACCCCGGCCGGTGGCGGCAGCAGTAAAGGTGCTAAAAGCAAGGGCCAGCGCGGCGGCAAGGGCGGCGCGGGCGGCATCGGCGCAGGTGGCGGCGGAGCTGCTGCGGGCGGTGCTGCCGGTGGAgcggcaggagcagcagccggCGGCGGTGCAATGGGTGGAGCGGCCGGTGCCGGCGGTGCAGCCGGCGGCAATGCGTCCAAGCGGGCCAAGGGCAGCGGATCGGCGGGAGCCGGCGGTGCCAGTGGCGGGGCGAATGCCGGCAGCGGTGCGAATGCCGGTGCCCGCGGCAGCAGCAAGAAGAAGCCCAGCCAGGTGATGAACTTTGActccgaggaggaggacacgGCCAAGCCAATGTCGTACGACGAGAAGCGTCAGCTCTCGCTGGACATCAACAAGTTGCCAGGTGAGTGATCCGATCGACCGATCTCCAGCTGAGAGCTTCTAGAACTAGAACTGGAACTAATATTCGATCTACGATTCGCAGGTGACAAGTTGGGCCGTGTGGTGCACATCATTCAGAACCGGGAGCCATCGCTGCGTGACTCCAATCCCGACGAAATCGAGATCGACTTTGAGACGCTGAAACCGTCGACGCTGCGCGAGCTAGAAAGCTATGTGGCGTCGTGTTTGCGCAAAAAAACACGTAAGCCATATTGTAAGTTTGTAACTAAACCGAGACCACAACCAGCAATGAGCAAGACCAAGAGCAAGACCAAGAGGAGACCCAAGCCAAGAGTTAGGAAGCGAATCCGAGAGGAGAGAGGCCAGGCCCCTCCCTCCCTGAATATCTAAAGACCCAAGATCATGATTTTGGCTCTGCTGTCTGTGCTTTCCAAAACAGATTCCATAGTGGTCGTGTTTAGTTAGTTAAACTAGAATATCCCCCTAGGATTAAGCCACACCGAGGCCCCCCCCCCATCTGTCCGTAGTTTTGCTATAAAGTGCATGTAAAGAGACCTTCTCCCATTTGAAACCCCCCCAATTCCCTTAACCTACCCCCCCACCCGATACCCGATAGTAGCTTGTGAATGCTGTAGAGAGCAGAGATTCCCCCCCCTCATCCCGCAGTGAGAACTACTTTTTGTTGAGCATGACACCCGAAACTATCGACTTGCTTCCCACCACACCGACCAGGATGAGATCACAGTGCCTAACCCATGACCACTTCTATTCGCAGACAAAAAGCCTTCCGGCAAGTCCAAGGACGAACAAATGGCCGAGAAGAAGCAGGAGCTGGAGAAGCGACTCCAGGATGTCACTGGCCAGTTGGGTGCCAGCAAGAAAACCTCCAAGAAAGGTAATCTATATCTTTAAATCTAATGTTATTATAGTTACTAAATGTTGGTTGGAAAAATTCTAGATGAATCGGCTTCGAACAAGGTGGAGGCAGTGCAGCCGGCAAATCCCGTATCGTCGAGTTCCAGTTCCAGCGATTCATCGTCGTCGAGTTCGAGTGATAGCAGTTCGAGTGACTCGAGCGACAGTGAAGCAGGTTAGGACGccgatttgtttgtttgttttattttatatataaccattgattatataatttttttttttttattattctgaTTAGTCTACAATTAGAAGTATGCATATATACAATACGAAacgaaaaagttaagaaaccaacaaaaaaaaaaaacaaaaaatattatatatatatatatatatatagatggATGATGCGTTGTTTTAGGAAGCACAAGCAACGGACGGATACGAGAACGAGAACGCGTACTAAACAGTTACAGATACATAGATAACAGATACATTTACAGTTACAGTTACGGATACAGTTGCATTATGATTTAtcttttatccttttttattCGTTTTATCGTTTAGCCTTCTAAGCCGAAAGTGTAAGTgggaggatgaggaggagcaggaggaggtaATTGGAACCCGAAGATAGTCAGAGAACAGAGCATTATGAGAGAAATCAATGAACAGCTTAGGTTTAAGGATTAGGATCTAGGATCTAGGATCTAGGCGAGGATTATGATGTATAGATCCCGAGATTTGAACAGAGCGTAGCGAGTAGAGTTTTAGAGTTTTAGGGCTTAGAGTTTGCTTAATTAATTCAATTGGATATAGGTTTAtctagttttatataaaaCCACCCCCCTCcccacatatatatatatatatatatatagagtcTAGAGTTATTCCTGTGTTTACATTTTTCTAAACTTAGTTTATGATTTTGTAAGTTAGCtacaaagttttaaataaaaaaaaaacaagatcaGAGGAAAGTAATCCCCAACACAGATACACGAAACACCAATACACACAGCTGAAATagaaagagatagagagagcgagagcgaTGGAGAGAGCGAGAGGAGAGCATTGTTGTTAAGTTATTGTCAGGATATGGATATGAGATATATATAGTGAGGGATATGGAATCTGGGATCTGGTATCTGGGGGTTATGAAGGCATCCCCGGACCAACCGACCGGCacatctttttttaatttattgaatttagcgcattttgtttatgtttttttgtgctaaaaaaaaaaaaaaggaacagaatatgaattaaatcttaaaaaataaaaatcactttTGTAGAATTCAGAACCTAATCCGACTCTGATTTGTGGATCCTTGGCAGTTTTGTGCATTCTTTTCTTTcggaatttttatttgttttatttttcttaatttttttttttttacgatataactatatatattttttttttgacaaagaACCAAGTTCATGGAAAAGTGCAATATGCATTTTAATCTAAGAAAGAAATGCGCAAAAGGTTGGGAGAAGcgactaaaaaataaattgaaataataattaataattgatAATTGAATTAGTTTCGAgttaatttttattggaatctgtcagcacacacacacacacacccatcaTTAAGCTTGAAAGTGCAGAATTGTTTAACAAATTTGCTGTTGTTTCTGTATTAGTTCCGGAAATCCCAATCAGAGTTTGGAGCACAAATCATAGACAGTTCAGGAAGATGCACTAGAATACCCCCAGACCCTCTCCAGGTTCGCAATCCCATAGATACAAGATACAGACGCGAAACAAACGACCAACACGCAACGGCAAAACTTGAtataatctatatatatatataaatatatatataacaaatAGGTCTATAGTATATActtaattatatatacaacacaaccacacacacaaacacacccgtatatatatatatatatatatatatatatatgaatcatatatatctatagacatatacacacacatatatgcGAATAGATATTGTATTTAAGCATTTTTAGGTATTAAACGAATTGTATTTGTAAATGAAagaacagaaacagaaaagaaaaacaattatcTTAAACACacaacatacacacacacaactatctaaaacaaaaaaaaagaaaacaaaaaaaaaaaatgagaataaTAAGAAAACCAGCTTACCACAAGCACTTTACTACTTTAAGTctcttttttgaaaaacaaaaaacaaaaaaaaacaaaaatttttaaaaagaacaagaaaagaaaacctTATTATTACCaatattatgattattatgattattattatgattattatgaGAATATGCTGAAAAAATCGTGAAGCAATTGTGTATTGGGGGCAGCCAATCTGAAAAGCAAAGCTAATGAATtccaactccaactccaacCAACCAATCGAACCAATCAATCGaaccaatcaatcaatcaatcaatcaaccAATCAAACCAAAACTCTCCAtcaaatctataaaaaaaataataaaaaaaaaaaaacagcagcagcagagcaacaacaatgcaTGATTGACAAGGTCAATGAAtaaatcgaaataaaaaaaaaaacacatcaTCCACCAtcccacacacccacacttACACTCACACTCACGCAGTCCAAGGATGCACCTGTCATGATCCGATCAGAGAGCCTAACCTCTAGTctccacccaccacccaccaccccacTTACCACCCCACTTACTATCCATGGAGAACTGAAATCTCTTCCCCCCGACTTCTGTGCCAATTCCATGCTGAGTTTCTAGTCTTAACTTCTCGATGCATCCTAACCCACATGACCTTTCGTGTTGACATGACCTTtgttatatgtatatatttataaatatatatatattacgtAATATGTAatgtaataatttttttttttttttttgagtaagTTATTGACACACATCATACCTACACAACACAACCTCACAGAACAACTCGTCGTATgtgtaaatataataataataataatgaaaaaagtaacaaaaaacaataacagtaaaataatagtaaaacaaaggcaaaatcaataaaaaaaaacaaaaaattcacaaaaaattcaaatgcaGAATAAACGACCAAAAATGCAAGCAAAATTACCATATACAATGtctaaaatatgcaaaaaatcattaaaatcattaaaaaaaaataaacaaaaatgataTGAAATTCTCGATACACTTGCAGACAATGTGTAAAAACAAAGAAAGTATGAAAAGCTTGGAAGATCAGAAACAAAGtcaagaacaaaaacaaaacaaaaccgaaaaaaaaaacactaaaaagCGTAAAGTGTAATATGAACGTAAGGAGCGACGATACGTAATACGTAAGAGAAGTAATCGTAAAGTCTGACGAAGAAAGCACGAGACAGAGATGCGTTGAGAGAAAGCGAGAGAGAGgcagatagagagagagagagagagagaattagAAAAGAGGGGTACTGATCATGTAGCAACATTGATTAATtcgtatttattattatacttcTTATTTAAACTGTGTAAAACGCCATAACGAAACGTTATCATTTCGACTACGTAAAACTGTCATCCACATAAACAGAAACcagtcaaaaaaaaacatgcagaaaataaaagaaaaatcagAAACAGAAAAGCTTCCAGCCATCTTCCAGTATAAAAGACCGTTAGCTTTTATTTCGATTTCGGGAGGGGGGCGGTCTTGCTCTCTGGCTCTCTCTTGTCCTCGCTCCCATGCGCCCCATGCGGCGGCGCCCATGCGCATATGCGACCTTGCGCTTTGTGTGTCCTTGTCACTGTCTGTCTCTGTCTGTAGTTGTATTAATAACGGTTAATTCGGCAGGAGAGGAGCGGAACGGAACAGAACGGGTATGAAACAGAGATAACAGATCGAAACTTTAGATAACTCCAAAGCGAGAAGCGTTACGTTACGTTTAGAGTCCTTTTTGCTCTATTTGCTGAACTCTCAAACTCAAACTCAAACTAGttctatatactatatacataGCTATATAggtgtacatatatacatagagACGTATGCTATATACATAATAACATGATGaggtataaataaaaaaaaaaaaaaaaaaaactaagaaaaaaaaagaaaaataattaaatgtattttgaaagcattttattatttatttttcggcTGTCGGCTTTCCCCTTTACACATTGTTTGCacgtttttttcaaaataaaattaaaaaaaaaaaaaaacaaaatatatatatacgaaaacatacaaaaaagaaTGCATAGAAGAGGAGAATTGATGATGaagatgacgatgatgatgatgataatgcaatggaaataaagaaaaaattaacaaaacgaattgcataaaatttaaatataaatttttactATTAAAACATGagataaataaatcaattgaaATCACAAagagaaaatgcaaaaaataataataataatgaacgacaaacaacaacaacaacttcaGCATCCAACAACACACGAGATTTATATTAAAAGtcagattttaatttttttttttaatttttcctaaAAACGCAACACTCTTGAGGGCTCTGTAGATGAATTATCCATCAAAGTTGATatcttttttaataattttcataaatttgttCATGTTCATGCATGCACAAAATGGATGCAGACTCTCTTGTGTTTTCTAGGATAATCAGGCATCGCAACATCGCGCGATTCACGTTTCAACTCCCTTCCGCATTGCATTGagattgttttgtttctaagtgtagtctttttttttagcgtGTATGGTAGTTCGAAGGCTCGTCGAGGCAGATCAGAGAAATGCAATAACACCCTTGACCcttgacacacacacacacaaacacacacacacacatgtaaACACGCTCAAAGGTCTTGTAAGAAcgttgtaaaaaaaaaaaaaaacaaaaaaccaaaatattaaaatcaaaaaacgaaaaaaacataaaacagaaaaaaaaaaacaaaatgcatttttggTTTCAATTCGCACAGAACGACGAGACGAGACGAGAAGAAAGatagagagaaagagagagtaGGGGAAAGccgaaataaaatgaaatataaaataaaataaccgcAAGGATAAATAGTGAAAATCTTAGGGAAAGGTAATGGACGAGGACGAGAGCAgcagagatacagatacaccaG is part of the Drosophila bipectinata strain 14024-0381.07 chromosome XL, DbipHiC1v2, whole genome shotgun sequence genome and encodes:
- the fs(1)h gene encoding homeotic protein female sterile isoform X5, coding for MSSSEPPPRYEPPVEPVNGIVQPPVVPPAERPGRNTNQLQYLIKTVMKVIWKHHFSWPFQQPVDAKKLNLPDYHKIIKQPMDMGTIKKRLENNYYWSAKEAIHDFNTMFNNCYVYNKPGEDVVVMAQTLEKVFLQKIELMPKEELELEPVTAKGGKKKQRAPATPKAASSGSGAVAPGAGTVSSGGGSSANKVSAASSAQQLPGMATGAGAGSATPGGAGSGGGATASRPVSAMGGTVSSTAGGAPSIPPISTMPPHTVPGSTNTTTTAMSGAGATAPAAALMASLLNPGQVGGYPGQTAVNNASLLDPNSVAAAAAVAAAAAAVGGPPGSLGAPGAGGGVGGAGAGGVTIPTAAVNAANAVQAYVNSTAGVGVGVGVGVGVGVDAVIPQQPTKVKKGVKRKADTTTPTANAFESPYAQMDSKSAKIATRRESNRQDLTFQGSGYTMSPLGVAGVPGMGGMGAGGVPGVAMAKSKEKLSDALKSCNEILKELFSKKHSGYAWPFYKPVDAEMLGLHDYHDIIKKPMDLGTVKRKMDNREYKSAPEFAADVRLIFTNCYKYNPPDHDVVAMGRKLQDVFEMRYANIPDEPVANAAHHHGHGHGHGHGHGHGHGHGHGGYGGASIKHDASDSSSEDSSDTENESNSDEERSAKLKMLESKLLGLQEEIRKLSEEASAKKKAKKKLKEKKKSMGPGSGSGSAASHQGVGGMGSGVGGGAGGHAGGVNMPGGVGSLGPGGAAGANLSALLTGSLVGAGGAGVGGVPGAGGAALHSQAHDVAMAFGQLAGGGAAGGAGFGTGVSAVGGASGGKAGSLANALAAGAAAGAGGTPAGGGSSKGAKSKGQRGGKGGAGGIGAGGGGAAAGGAAGGAAGAAAGGGAMGGAAGAGGAAGGNASKRAKGSGSAGAGGASGGANAGSGANAGARGSSKKKPSQVMNFDSEEEDTAKPMSYDEKRQLSLDINKLPGDKLGRVVHIIQNREPSLRDSNPDEIEIDFETLKPSTLRELESYVASCLRKKTRKPYYKKPSGKSKDEQMAEKKQELEKRLQDVTGQLGASKKTSKKDESASNKVEAVQPANPVSSSSSSSDSSSSSSSDSSSSDSSDSEAGDGDERPPRKKKSRDSNGSNVNNPNLGGGLDGITSTLLMSLDNVLNPNAPTSQIHAGQCQSSDGGCHAQQQ
- the fs(1)h gene encoding homeotic protein female sterile isoform X6, producing the protein MSSSEPPPRYEPPVEPVNGIVQPPVVPPAERPGRNTNQLQYLIKTVMKVIWKHHFSWPFQQPVDAKKLNLPDYHKIIKQPMDMGTIKKRLENNYYWSAKEAIHDFNTMFNNCYVYNKPGEDVVVMAQTLEKVFLQKIELMPKEELELEPVTAKGGKKKQRAPATPKAASSGSGAVAPGAGTVSSGGGSSANKVSAASSAQQLPGMATGAGAGSATPGGAGSGGGATASRPVSAMGGTVSSTAGGAPSIPPISTMPPHTVPGSTNTTTTAMSGAGATAPAAALMASLLNPGQVGGYPGQTAVNNASLLDPNSVAAAAAVAAAAAAVGGPPGSLGAPGAGGGVGGAGAGGVTIPTAAVNAANAVQAYVNSTAGVGVGVGVGVGVGVDAVIPQQPTKVKKGVKRKADTTTPTANAFESPYAQMDSKSAKIATRRESNRQDLTFQGSGYTMSPLGVAGVPGMGGMGAGGVPGVAMAKSKEKLSDALKSCNEILKELFSKKHSGYAWPFYKPVDAEMLGLHDYHDIIKKPMDLGTVKRKMDNREYKSAPEFAADVRLIFTNCYKYNPPDHDVVAMGRKLQDVFEMRYANIPDEPVANAAHHHGHGHGHGHGHGHGHGHGHGGYGGASIKHDASDSSSEDSSDTENESNSDEERSAKLKMLESKLLGLQEEIRKLSEEASAKKKAKKKLKEKKKSMGPGSGSGSAASHQGVGGMGSGVGGGAGGHAGGVNMPGGVGSLGPGGAAGANLSALLTGSLVGAGGAGVGGVPGAGGAALHSQAHDVAMAFGQLAGGGAAGGAGFGTGVSAVGGASGGKAGSLANALAAGAAAGAGGTPAGGGSSKGAKSKGQRGGKGGAGGIGAGGGGAAAGGAAGGAAGAAAGGGAMGGAAGAGGAAGGNASKRAKGSGSAGAGGASGGANAGSGANAGARGSSKKKPSQVMNFDSEEEDTAKPMSYDEKRQLSLDINKLPGDKLGRVVHIIQNREPSLRDSNPDEIEIDFETLKPSTLRELESYVASCLRKKTRKPYYKKPSGKSKDEQMAEKKQELEKRLQDVTGQLGASKKTSKKDESASNKVEAVQPANPVSSSSSSSDSSSSSSSDSSSSDSSDSEAVYN